From Arctopsyche grandis isolate Sample6627 chromosome 12, ASM5162203v2, whole genome shotgun sequence, one genomic window encodes:
- the Smn gene encoding survival motor neuron isoform X1, with the protein MTSRGQATQAASGDSAPTVLFRRRSNQNKSGSASYESSDDMWDDRILTDVYDRAVNIAREDVAKRLAMNTNSIKDTKMHKKEFDVNKKNKQGGRATKRQWKVGSECRAVYSEDGLEYEATVIYIDGDNCIISYVGYNNEEEVKFDELKPSLGKYQRLRQALEAEDINSNDDCEENSINGSSNNFSEGELKNNAKVNCVNKSKSKKNKKSNVGNEYALPSLSSFQFPSFSPSADLNGHIPLPPPPPFFSATGDNASQNDQSLSVMLISWYMSGYYTGLYQGQKMKRSQDD; encoded by the exons ATGACTTCACGTGGCCAAGCGACCCAAGCGGCTTCAGGGGACTCGGCACCCACCGTTTTATTTCGTAGACGAAGCAATCaa aATAAATCAGGATCTGCTAGTTACGAATCTTCAGATGACATGTGGGACGATAGAATATTGACAGATGTGTATGATCGAGCAGTTAATATTGCCCGCGAAGATGTTGCCAAGAGACTGGCAATGAACACCAATTCCATTAAAG atacaaaaatGCACAAAAAAGAATTTGatgtaaataagaaaaataaacaagGTGGACGTGCAACCAAAAGACAGTGGAAGGTCGGTTCTGAATGTAGAGCTGTATATAGTGAAGACGGATTGGAATATGAAGCAACTGTGATATATATTGACGGTGACAATTGTATTATTTCATATGTTG GTTACAATAATGAGGAAGAAGTTAAATTTGATGAATTGAAGCCGTCTTTAGGCAAATACCAAAGACTAAGACAAGCTCTGGAAGCAGAAGATATAAACTCTAATGATGATTGTGAAGAAAATTCTATAAATGGATCGTCTAACAATTTTAGCGAAG gaGAACTAAAAAATAACGCTAAAGTAAACTGTGTTAACAAatcaaaatccaaaaaaaataaaaaaagcaatgtTGGAAATGAATATGCCTTACCTTCTTTATCGTCGTTTCAGTTCCCTTCATTTTCTCCAAGTGCAGACTTAAATGGTCAT ATACCTCTTCCTCCACCACCACCATTTTTCTCTGCGACTGGTGACAATGCATCTCAAAATGACCAATCATTGTCAGTGATGCTCATCAGTTGGTATATGAGTGGATATTATACAGGTTTATACCAGGGACAAAAAAT GAAGCGCAGCCaagatgattaa
- the Smn gene encoding survival motor neuron isoform X2: MTSRGQATQAASGDSAPTVLFRRRSNQNKSGSASYESSDDMWDDRILTDVYDRAVNIAREDVAKRLAMNTNSIKDTKMHKKEFDVNKKNKQGGRATKRQWKVGSECRAVYSEDGLEYEATVIYIDGDNCIISYVGYNNEEEVKFDELKPSLGKYQRLRQALEAEDINSNDDCEENSINGSSNNFSEGELKNNAKVNCVNKSKSKKNKKSNVGNEYALPSLSSFQFPSFSPSADLNGHIPLPPPPPFFSATGDNASQNDQSLSVMLISWYMSGYYTGLYQGQKIQDD; encoded by the exons ATGACTTCACGTGGCCAAGCGACCCAAGCGGCTTCAGGGGACTCGGCACCCACCGTTTTATTTCGTAGACGAAGCAATCaa aATAAATCAGGATCTGCTAGTTACGAATCTTCAGATGACATGTGGGACGATAGAATATTGACAGATGTGTATGATCGAGCAGTTAATATTGCCCGCGAAGATGTTGCCAAGAGACTGGCAATGAACACCAATTCCATTAAAG atacaaaaatGCACAAAAAAGAATTTGatgtaaataagaaaaataaacaagGTGGACGTGCAACCAAAAGACAGTGGAAGGTCGGTTCTGAATGTAGAGCTGTATATAGTGAAGACGGATTGGAATATGAAGCAACTGTGATATATATTGACGGTGACAATTGTATTATTTCATATGTTG GTTACAATAATGAGGAAGAAGTTAAATTTGATGAATTGAAGCCGTCTTTAGGCAAATACCAAAGACTAAGACAAGCTCTGGAAGCAGAAGATATAAACTCTAATGATGATTGTGAAGAAAATTCTATAAATGGATCGTCTAACAATTTTAGCGAAG gaGAACTAAAAAATAACGCTAAAGTAAACTGTGTTAACAAatcaaaatccaaaaaaaataaaaaaagcaatgtTGGAAATGAATATGCCTTACCTTCTTTATCGTCGTTTCAGTTCCCTTCATTTTCTCCAAGTGCAGACTTAAATGGTCAT ATACCTCTTCCTCCACCACCACCATTTTTCTCTGCGACTGGTGACAATGCATCTCAAAATGACCAATCATTGTCAGTGATGCTCATCAGTTGGTATATGAGTGGATATTATACAGGTTTATACCAGGGACAAAAAAT CCaagatgattaa
- the TyrRS gene encoding tyrosyl-tRNA synthetase — translation MADSPSQLTEQQQTKKHLITRHLQEVLGEDRLNEILKTRDVSIYWGTATTGKPHIAYFVPILKIADFLQAECNVTVLLADLHAYLDNMKAPWNLLAYRTLYYESMIKAMLTAIGVSLERLKFVRGTDYQLSKEYTLDVYRLSSLMTEHDAKKAGAEVVKQVDHPLLSGLLYPGLQALDEEYLHVDAQFGGVDQRKIFTLAEKYLPALGYAKRVHLMNPMVPGLTGGKMSSSEEDSKIDLLDPPAAVKKKIKKAFCEPGNINDNGVLSFTKHVLFPLLKGKQFIINRTEANGGNMLFSNFEELETAYAKQDVHPGDLKQKVEADINELLKVIQEIFSQTSLKELTANAYPKENKKVVANATADSECLPHKLDIRVGKIVEVMKHPDADGLYVEKIDVGEEQPRTIVSGLVNHVPIEEMQNRSVIVLCNLKAAKMRGVESKGMVLCASIGDPKQVEVLIPPAESNPGDKIVVEGYENGQADEVLNPKKKFWEKLQVDMKTNDECKAVWQANYLIHSSNRNPVTTKSFKNAHIG, via the exons ATGGCCGACTCGCCGAGTCAACTCACCGAACAACAACAGACCAAGAAACATCTCATCACTCGCCATTTGCAAGAG gttttGGGAGAAGATCGATtgaatgaaatattgaaaactCGAGATGTCTCCATATATTGGGGTACGGCGACTACTGGAAAGCCTCATATTGCCTATTTTGTACCCATTTTGAAAATAGCAGATTTCTTGCAAGCGGAATGCAAT GTAACAGTTCTATTGGCTGATTTGCATGCTTACCTTGACAACATGAAAGCACCATGGAATCTCTTAGCTTATAGAACATTGTATTATGAATCAATGATAAAAGCAATGTTGACGGCTATTGGGGTTTCCTTAGAAAGATTAAA GTTTGTTCGAGGAACTGATTATCAGCTTTCTAAAGAATACACCTTGGATGTCTACCGCCTTAGTTCTCTTATGACCGAACATGATGCCAAGAAAGCTGGAGCAGAAGTAGTTAAGCAAGTGGATCATCCACTTTTAAGTGGTTTGTTATATCCTG GTTTACAAGCATTAGATGAAGAATATTTACATGTCGATGCCCAATTCGGGGGTGTCGATCAAAGGAAAATATTCACATTGGCTGAAAAATATCTTCCAGCTCTTGGTTACGCTAAAAGAGTTCATCTTATGAATCCAATGG TGCCTGGATTGACAGGTGGAAAAATGTCATCGTCAGAAGAAGACAGTAAGATAGACCTGTTAGATCCACCAGCTGCAGTAAAGAAAAAGATTAAAAAAGCATTCTGTGAGCCAGGAAACATCAACGATAATGGTGTATTATCTTTTACGAAACATGTCTTATTTCCACTTCTAAAAGGAAAAC aattcattATCAATAGAACCGAAGCAAATGGTGGAAATATGTTATTTTCTAATTTTGAAGAGTTAGAAACGGCATATGCCAAACAGGATGTGCATCCAggtgatttaaaacaaaaagtAGAAGCAGATATCAACGAACTTTTGAAAGTTATTCAGGAAATATTTAGCCAGACATCTTTGAAAGAATTAACTGCAAATGCATACCCTAAGGAAAATAAAA AGGTCGTTGCTAATGCTACTGCTGATTCTGAATGTTTACCGCACAAACTGGACATCAGGGTAGGAAAAATTGTAGAAGTTATGAAACATCCCGACGCCGATGGATTGTATGTTGAAAAAATTGATGTTGGAGAAGAACAACCTAGAACT ATCGTTAGTGGCTTAGTTAATCATGTACCGATTGAAGAAATGCAAAACAGAAGTGTAATTGTGCTTTGTAATTTAAAAGCTGCTAAAATGAGAGGAGTTGAATCCAAAGGAATGGTGCTATGTGCGTCAAT TGGGGATCCCAAGCAAGTGGAAGTATTAATTCCTCCCGCCGAAAGTAATCCAGGAGATAAAATTGTCGTTGAAG GATATGAAAATGGGCAAGCCGATGAAGTATTAAATCCAAAAAAGAAATTTTGGGAAAAATTGCAAGTAGATATGAAAACCAACGACGAATGTAAAGCTGTGTGGCAAGCAAATTATTTGATACATTCAAGCAATAGAAATCCAGTAACTACCAAAAGCTTCAAAAATGCTCACATTGGTTAG
- the LOC143920279 gene encoding uncharacterized protein LOC143920279 isoform X1 codes for MLKHILATAPLNGTRIMAAQRDATASGDAPAEAPLKTEPPGNREFGNRVDGLGPRTDAKGDVRAELVYREPRSEYATREPHGGDVTPRETAPQKPPEPKSDSSRNRIDHHRSEYHSRDFRSDYRGDVTPRELAAKQDQFAHHRYQNTVNRRDANLSMNQSQLSVTAVQRLPQQQPLNVSTLNSSKHSLGGTSSSASPGGRLAPPQGKFPNGGLRVNVAGTGGGRALATLTPANLVPANVSRFMNRSKEAGIKEMLTSLGLLCLVSLLLALLSLIFLLKISPASASEVRELVRAEQMAVSIISADEYVVVYEVTLALCALTLSLNLCCLLVCAIQFLFAVKLVNSSAGIGGRTNKYLQKSAVTRVCAVGGFFISIPVFLTGIILYTFIQFHSTPAIVTSVFIGLGIIFCGCAMVHNVFVWQKEKTNAVKAMHSQSQVVDQPVLSSNQNIGTPQSVSSLTGNGYLTSNGHISSPGNATLGTSMTFHNTTSSTAYNHLPITILPHQGPYIIRPPTSTPPTPGDLGGSTRPPRPPRPPASGSVSPPGVPPATLDLSHPHPDPHELSTLV; via the exons ATGCTGAAGCACATTCTGGCGACCGCGCCGCTCAACGGGACGAGGATAATGGCCGCTCAGCGAGACGCCACTGCCTCCGGCGACGCCCCTGCAGAAGCTCCTCTCAAGACCGAACCTCCCGGAAACCGGGAGTTCGGCAACCGCGTCGACGGCCTAGGACCCAGGACGGACGCGAAGGGAGATGTCCGCGCCGAGCTCGTCTACCGAGAGCCTCGCTCCGAGTACGCCACCCGCGAACCTCACGGAGGCGACGTGACTCCTAGAGAAACCGCCCCCCAGAAGCCCCCAGAACCCAAAAGCGACTCCTCCCGAAACAGGATAGACCACCACAGGAGCGAGTACCACTCCAGGGACTTCCGCTCCGACTACAGAGGCGACGTCACTCCTCGAGAGCTAGCCGCCAAGCAAGACCAGTTCGCCCATCATCGCTATCAAAACACGGTGAACAGGCGGGATGCGAATCTATCGATGAACCAGAGTCAGTTGAGTGTGACCGCAGTACAGCGACTACCCCAACAGCAGCCTCTGAACGTTTCCACTCTCAACTCTTCCAAACATTCTTTGGGAGGAACTTCAAGCAGTGCGAGCCCCGGAGGAAGGTTGGCACCTCCCCAAGGCAAATTCCCCAACGGCGGATTGAGAGTGAACGTCGCCGGAACTGGGGGAGGACGTGCCCTCGCCACTCTCACCCCTGCGAATTTGGTCCCGGCCAACGTATCCAGATTCATGAATCGCTCCAAGGAAGCCGGCATCAAGGAGATGCTCACTTCTCTGGGTCTTCTGTGTCTCGTCAGTCTGCTGCTGGCGTTGCTGTCGCTGATCTTCCTTTTGAAGATATCTCCGGCGTCGGCTTCTGAAGTGCGCGAACTGGTCCGCGCCGAGCAGATGGCCGTGTCCATAATCAGCGCTGACGAATATGTAGTCGTGTATGAAGTGACTCTGGCCTTGTGCGCTCTCACACTCTCCCTCAACTTGTGCTGTCTGCTCGTCTGTGCCATCCAGTTCTTGTTTGCAGTCAAGTTGGTTAACTCCAGTGCTGGAATAGGCGGCAG AACTAACAAGTATCTCCAAAAGTCAGCTGTTACCAGAGTTTGTGCAGTGGGAGGATTTTTTATCTCTATTCCAGTGTTTTTAACAG GGATTATATTGTACACTTTCATACAATTTCATTCGACACCAGCAATTGTCACAAGTGTATTTATAGGATTAGGTATTATATTTTGTGGCTGTGCAATGGTGCACAATGTTTTTGTGTGGCAAAAAGAAAAAACGAATGCAGTGAAAGCAATGCATTCGCAGTCTCAAGTAGTTGATCAGCCAGTCTTAAGTAGCAATCAAAATATTGGAACACCTCAGTCAGTGTCGTCTTTAACTGGAAATGGCTATTTGACGTCAAATGGACACATATCATCTCCTGGGAATGCTACTCTTGGAACTAGTATGACTTTTCACAATACGACAAGCAGTACAGCTTATAATCATTTACCGATTACTATACTTCCTCACCAGGGACCATATATCATcag gcCACCAACAAGTACTCCGCCCACACCAGGTGATTTGGGTGGATCTACTCGCCCGCCACGACCTCCTCGACCACCTGCCTCTGGATCTGTAAGTCCACCGGGTGTACCACCTGCAACTCTTGATCTCAGTCACCCACATCCGGATCCTCATGAGCTTAGTACGTTAGTTTGA
- the LOC143920279 gene encoding uncharacterized protein LOC143920279 isoform X2, translating to MLKHILATAPLNGTRIMAAQRDATASGDAPAEAPLKTEPPGNREFGNRVDGLGPRTDAKGDVRAELVYREPRSEYATREPHGGDVTPRETAPQKPPEPKSDSSRNRIDHHRSEYHSRDFRSDYRGDVTPRELAAKQDQFAHHRYQNTVNRRDANLSMNQSQLSVTAVQRLPQQQPLNVSTLNSSKHSLGGTSSSASPGGRLAPPQGKFPNGGLRVNVAGTGGGRALATLTPANLVPANVSRFMNRSKEAGIKEMLTSLGLLCLVSLLLALLSLIFLLKISPASASEVRELVRAEQMAVSIISADEYVVVYEVTLALCALTLSLNLCCLLVCAIQFLFAVKLVNSSAGIGGRTNKYLQKSAVTRVCAVGGFFISIPVFLTGIILYTFIQFHSTPAIVTSVFIGLGIIFCGCAMVHNVFVWQKEKTNAVKAMHSHNQNIGTPQSVSSLTGNGYLTSNGHISSPGNATLGTSMTFHNTTSSTAYNHLPITILPHQGPYIIRPPTSTPPTPGDLGGSTRPPRPPRPPASGSVSPPGVPPATLDLSHPHPDPHELSTLV from the exons ATGCTGAAGCACATTCTGGCGACCGCGCCGCTCAACGGGACGAGGATAATGGCCGCTCAGCGAGACGCCACTGCCTCCGGCGACGCCCCTGCAGAAGCTCCTCTCAAGACCGAACCTCCCGGAAACCGGGAGTTCGGCAACCGCGTCGACGGCCTAGGACCCAGGACGGACGCGAAGGGAGATGTCCGCGCCGAGCTCGTCTACCGAGAGCCTCGCTCCGAGTACGCCACCCGCGAACCTCACGGAGGCGACGTGACTCCTAGAGAAACCGCCCCCCAGAAGCCCCCAGAACCCAAAAGCGACTCCTCCCGAAACAGGATAGACCACCACAGGAGCGAGTACCACTCCAGGGACTTCCGCTCCGACTACAGAGGCGACGTCACTCCTCGAGAGCTAGCCGCCAAGCAAGACCAGTTCGCCCATCATCGCTATCAAAACACGGTGAACAGGCGGGATGCGAATCTATCGATGAACCAGAGTCAGTTGAGTGTGACCGCAGTACAGCGACTACCCCAACAGCAGCCTCTGAACGTTTCCACTCTCAACTCTTCCAAACATTCTTTGGGAGGAACTTCAAGCAGTGCGAGCCCCGGAGGAAGGTTGGCACCTCCCCAAGGCAAATTCCCCAACGGCGGATTGAGAGTGAACGTCGCCGGAACTGGGGGAGGACGTGCCCTCGCCACTCTCACCCCTGCGAATTTGGTCCCGGCCAACGTATCCAGATTCATGAATCGCTCCAAGGAAGCCGGCATCAAGGAGATGCTCACTTCTCTGGGTCTTCTGTGTCTCGTCAGTCTGCTGCTGGCGTTGCTGTCGCTGATCTTCCTTTTGAAGATATCTCCGGCGTCGGCTTCTGAAGTGCGCGAACTGGTCCGCGCCGAGCAGATGGCCGTGTCCATAATCAGCGCTGACGAATATGTAGTCGTGTATGAAGTGACTCTGGCCTTGTGCGCTCTCACACTCTCCCTCAACTTGTGCTGTCTGCTCGTCTGTGCCATCCAGTTCTTGTTTGCAGTCAAGTTGGTTAACTCCAGTGCTGGAATAGGCGGCAG AACTAACAAGTATCTCCAAAAGTCAGCTGTTACCAGAGTTTGTGCAGTGGGAGGATTTTTTATCTCTATTCCAGTGTTTTTAACAG GGATTATATTGTACACTTTCATACAATTTCATTCGACACCAGCAATTGTCACAAGTGTATTTATAGGATTAGGTATTATATTTTGTGGCTGTGCAATGGTGCACAATGTTTTTGTGTGGCAAAAAGAAAAAACGAATGCAGTGAAAGCAATGCATTCGCA CAATCAAAATATTGGAACACCTCAGTCAGTGTCGTCTTTAACTGGAAATGGCTATTTGACGTCAAATGGACACATATCATCTCCTGGGAATGCTACTCTTGGAACTAGTATGACTTTTCACAATACGACAAGCAGTACAGCTTATAATCATTTACCGATTACTATACTTCCTCACCAGGGACCATATATCATcag gcCACCAACAAGTACTCCGCCCACACCAGGTGATTTGGGTGGATCTACTCGCCCGCCACGACCTCCTCGACCACCTGCCTCTGGATCTGTAAGTCCACCGGGTGTACCACCTGCAACTCTTGATCTCAGTCACCCACATCCGGATCCTCATGAGCTTAGTACGTTAGTTTGA
- the Hinfp gene encoding histone H4 transcription factor translates to MEISESRLTRCNRWVDQQNHLRQTEEHEGQDLRERPHDSGSSDDDSNIPLEQYLSLKEMQRQARGKKITEQIIHMNCEWLDCTYKTDNYVQFKSHIKSHIPNVYIKTYDSGEKLYACQWEECGFETQSDAEVVRHINYHGYHSRLKAIGVNVHERYSMDKCSRASAQRNQIPELLSNHSCQWTGCTLSFNSIQDYFDHVSCHVLGVDPEQDGWLSCKWLGCRQRFRSLNKVKEHARRHTAERVVACSHCGGMFASNAVYEDHCVRQALAAEEYRCETCGKLFSSERLMRNHARRHINSFKCSFCDMTASAPSALTKHIRYRHLNYRPFKCRYCTYTAVGNIDMRNHLLRHEGLTPKQKKATSRIYVCHYCEDFFNTGHTLTKHLVRIHGYNQASGFTRFRYEESEDGFYRLMPLRYESLEVSKQIMAEQNEKKTFDDKILEEKDIDDFKVVQCFKGDNEKPASFLVLPSSIQDKESLKAILTAQKENDVLDKKSDYNDNARAIKKPNKVKKTNKKSIGKNLRNKRTRTEINNSSSSQTDVFNSSSQVNINEFSCMKRFRNFSPSKQEPKNIEISIAHIDKDGNIIKSEVIESQEMIV, encoded by the exons ATGGAGATATCGGAAAGTAGGTTGACTCGCTGCAACCGCTGGGTAGATCAGCAGAATCATCTACGGCAAACGGAAGAACACGAAGGGCAAGATCTCCGAGAACGACCACACGACTCCGGTTCCTCCGATGACGACTCTAACATACCGCTGGAGCAATATCTATCTTTA AAAGAAATGCAAAGACAGGCTCGCGGAAAGAAAATTACTGAACAAATCATCCATATGAACTGCGAATGGCTAGATTGTACTTACAAAACAGATAATTACGTACAATTTAAATCCCACATAAAATCGCATATTCCCAACGTTTATATAAAAACGTATGATTCGGGGGAAA AGTTATATGCCTGTCAGTGGGAGGAGTGTGGATTTGAAACACAGAGTGATGCCGAAGTAGTACGCCACATAAACTATCACGGCTACCATTCCAGACTGAAAGCTATTGGAGTCAACGTACACGAACGGTATTCTATGGATAAATGTTCACGCGCTTCAGCTCAAAGAAATCAAATTCCCGAATTATTATCCAACCATAGTTGCCAATGGACTGGGTGTACACTTTCTTTCAACAGTATACAG GATTATTTTGATCATGTTTCTTGCCACGTTTTGGGAGTCGATCCAGAACAAGACGGATGGCTGTCGTGTAAATGGTTAGGCTGTCGCCAGCGATTCCGTTCTCTCAATAAGGTAAAAGAACACGCTCGTCGCCATACTGCGGAACGTGTGGTTGCTTGCAGTCATTGCGGTGGAATGTTTGCATCCAATGCAGTTTATGAAGATCACTGTGTCCGTCAG GCTTTGGCTGCGGAAGAATATAGGTGTGAAACATGTGGAAAACTATTTTCTTCAGAACGATTGATGCGAAACCACGCTCGGCGACATATTAACTCTTTCAAATGCTCATTCTGCGATATGACAGCTTCTGCTCCATCAGCCCTCACGAAACACATCAGATACCGACATCTCAACTATAGACCTTTTAAATGCCGATACTGTACTTATAC GGCTGTTGGAAATATCGATATGCGTAATCATCTGCTTCGTCATGAAGGATTGACTCCGAAACAAAAAAAGGCAACGAGCCGTATCTACGTTTGTCATTATtgtgaagatttttttaatactggtCATACTCTGACCAAACACTTGGTTCGAATTCATGGCTATAATCAAGCTTCAGGTTTCACACGATTCAG ATATGAAGAATCTGAAGATGGGTTTTATCGCCTTATGCCGTTAAGATATGAAAGTTTAGAAGTATCCAAACAAATAATGGCAGAACAAAACGAGAAAAAAACGTTTGATGATAAAATATtagaagaaaaagacattgaCGACTTTAAGGTAGTACAATGTTTTAAGGGCGATAATGAAAAGCCGGCGTCTTTTCTGGTTTTACCGTCTTCCATTCAGGACAAAGAGTCTTTGAAAGCTATTTTGACTGCACAAAAGGAAAATGATGTCTTGGATAAAAAATCAGATTATAATGATAACGCGCGTGCCATTAAAAAACCAAATAAAGTGAAGAAAACTAATAAGAAATCGATTGGTAAAAATCTTCGAAATAAACGAACCCGTACAGAAATCAATAATTCTTCGTCGTCTCAAACCGATGTGTTCAATTCTAGTTCTCAAGTAAACATAAATGAATTTTCGTGTATGAAAAGGTTTCGCAACTTTTCACCGAGTAAACAGGAACcgaaaaacattgaaatttccATTGCTCATATCGACAAAGacggaaatataataaaatctgaaGTTATAGAATCACAAGAAATGATTGTCTGA